ACTGTTACTGCCTCTCTTTTTCCAAGATATACAGCGAAAAAAGCCATTCCAACAAGTTCAAGTATTGATCTTTTTTTAGCAGGAAACCTACAGTAACCTCTGTTTTtacaacagaaactgaaatctttccaaaatgttatagggtgttttgcatttgtagcaAGACAACTTGTAGCAACAATGGGGAAACAAATCACTGAGTACAAGCAGTATTATTTCACCACAGTGTCAGAAGTTATTTGtgttaagaaaaatatattagaTTTAAAGCCTCAATATGAGACTAAATGACAAATTAAGATGagcatttttttcagtgtagtTTTACCAGAGAGCCCCTCCTCTCATCAGTTCTCCTTGGGCAGGCCAGGCTGAGGAAGGAGCATGCTTTGATGTCCTCAATAGCCTCTGTTGTCTGATCTTCCTCCatcctttctcttctctgctttcAGTGAGAACAAAAAAATTATCATAAGCAAAATAATGCAGCTCTTTTTTTAAGATATAGAGACAGGGCATTTCTGTGCCAAGATTTAATATTACTAAATATAGTTTTTAGTCTTATTTTTATCGTGTAATATCTATCTTAGGCTTTAGTTAATATTTGATGTATGCTAAAATGGAGTGGTTTTCAATGGGTTTTGACTAATGTTTTTCATaagttaaaaaatgtacttccttttgcaatatatatattacaacCATGTACAATGGATCTTTTAAGGAAtagtattttgggaaatacgcatattccctttcttgctgtgagttagatgagaagattgacaacCACCTACATaactgtatgctaaatatgaagctaccaccattAGCTGGTTAGGGTAACTTCTAAAATTCATTAACACAGTATATCTCACTATATCCCGGGCTATTTCTTGGTCATTTCTTGCAGTCTTGTCATCACTTTGATGTTGCCACACAACCAGCTCACAAAGTCAACAGCCACAACCACTTGTTTTTACGCTTCATTTTTAGTGCGGTTTAAACAAGCAAGATATAACGTGTAAGTGAGCATTAGATGCGATGTTAGATGTATTTTATTACCTTTAGGCAGAGCCAGATTAGCTTTTTctccatttccagtctttgtacaaagctaagctaatcagctgccAGCAGTAGCTTCATGTTCACCATATAAACACGAGAGtgattgatcttctcatctaagtctcaaaaagaaagcaaatctCTATTTGCTCTCtataaaactattcctttaagttttttagctgtttttgaGGTGGGTAGTCATTGCAATTATGCCATCACCTCATAGTTTTGTCAAATTTATACCAAAAAATTTCTTGACAATTAATTATGATCTCTTAATTTGTCATTCCTTTTCTTTACTTTCATTAGATACAAAATCAAAGCCTGCAGTAAATTCTCAAAACTAAATTTAGGCATTTAACCTCTACAGAAACATAGCTTATAGCAGCTGAGACTACCAATATCCTCATTACTGCTCTTCCTGTAACCGATACGTAGGTGTATGATTTTCATACCTTTCAACCAACACACCTCCCCAGATGCAGCTCAGCAGACGCCAAGCCGACAACTAATAAGCATGTTTGTGCTCTCAGATGCTTATAGGACAGCTGTGAGATGATCCATTTACATGTGTTCTTGAGAGAGGACAGCCACAcccatgtttttctttaattcagTTGCAGTCTACTAGCACCACATTAAAATAACTGGCTATTAACAAGCTTTGTCATTTTGGCAATATGAAATCATGCCTAGTAATCAAACCAAATTAGATAAATACACAAGGGCGGAAGGTACAGCTATTACTGCCTGAAGAGTAACAGAGGTGTTACTCCTGATTTAACAGCAAAGAGAGAATATATCAAGGCTTTCGCACAACTGAATTTTGATCAAAGCTAGAGCTTCATGACTAATTGTTATGTTGAACTATCCAAATGCAAACAGTTGCAGCCAGCTGGTGCTCAGACTACCCACCTGGAGAAGTGACAAAGTGGAATTAAATGTGCCAGCATGACctgctttttcttattttattccaaAGGTAGCTGCAACACTCAGAATAAAGGCAGCCAGCCTAATTACTGAGTTTTTGATCAAATCAAAGTTGCCATCCTaccatttttttctccctcagGTGATGCTTTGTCCAATCaggtacattttatttaataagtGATCTATGGATCTGTCCCAGTTTAAAACCCACAGTCTCATCAAATGTATAATTAAGCTATTATGAAAGGATGGTAGTCCTCTATGTACCATAACACGTTACATAAGCCTACTCTTATTGTGGCATATAAACCACAGTTTGTAAGTTGTTTACAGGACAAGTTCATCTTAACACATAAATGTAATTCTGTTAACCACAGTTACAACCCGGCAGTAAttagtttaaagtttaattGACTAGTTGCTGCTACATCATTAGGATAGGATAATTAAATGCACAACATTTTAGTTTTCCCACCACCAATCATTATCAACACTGTATGTGGAAAAAACTTAACTCATAATGACAAAAAACCATCTGTGCCTGACTtcgggggaaaaaaaaatatattcacagGAAGCAGTTGAGTCATTGTGATTGTACATATATAGCAGCGATGCAACAGCACTTGAAAAAGACTCTTGCAGGGTTGATGTACCAGTTGCCATGCAACGGTCTTTACTGTGTGCCAGGTAGACCTGTCCAGTTAATTTAAGAGCAGTTAATGACGGCTTCCACAGGCCATTAACATGCTAATAATTTCTCTAGTATTCATTAAAGAGTTAGAACTGAATATATTAAACAAACATCCACATAAAAGGACTTGCTCTGTTGGATGTGTCTGCATTGAGAAGCTGATATGATTTACCCTGTTCTCTTTTTGAGTCttgatgacatgttttgtttcagggcTGTGGctgtcaaaatgtgtttgatttgaGGTCAGCTGGAACAACCACTCAGCACAGCCTTTAAAGTATGCAAACCTGGTCTCACATGACAGCTTCTGTCACAGCCATGGGAGTCATCAGTGGATGTTTTCTTTCATGTCACAGaaatttgttttgttcctcTTCTGTATGCTTTACTTCATGTAGCTATCACACTGTATTCAGAAGTGTACGTTATATGTATATAGCTTAGAATATAGGCTCcactgggaaaaaaacatttaatctaaTTGGTTACAAATTTGTGAAATGCTGTGACAACTCAATAACGCACAACAGGGGGTCTCTCATTCAAGCCCTGCAGACAAATTTGCTTTTGTTCTCTGTAGAAACACATATGGTTTCATCTGATGCGATTTCCAGAGTCTTAAATCCTTCCTCCTTTCTGATTGTTATGAGTTGCATATTTTTGCACATCTCCCAGCTCAGCAAGGCTTTAATCATTGAAGTGTCAACTGAAGCAGTTTTATCTCTGCCTGTAAGCTCAGGCCTCATGATCACTTTCCCTACCATTGTGTCATTGTAGTTACTGTAAATGATGTGCAGGGTTATACTGTATAAAGCACAGAGCAATATGGGCTGGGACTGGACAGTGTGAGTGTCTTGTCTTTCCCCCTGGACTTCAGCAATGTGAAGTCAGTGATGTCCCATTTTTCAGTGACTCACCCTACACTGCAGATGTGGGGTAATAAGAAGACCTCAAACCACTTCAAATTTCTTATGACAGGCATGACAGACACATAGTGTGCCACAGTGTGCTGCACCTAGGGACAAAACTACATAAGCAGTATACAGCACAAGTTGTATTAATTTACAAGTACCCTGgtaatgtttatattttggtATGTATCTAAATTGTATGACTTCAGGATGTGATGCAGCTACATTATTCACTGCAAATTGGTTTTAGCAGATTAAAACACTTTGCTTCTCTCTCTAATGTACTAATCCATAATCCAAATTTATAGGATTCATAGGCTTGAGAAATTAAagtggaaaagagaaagaaaaaaaaggcaaaacaaaaagaattgCAAACACACTGCATAGCTAAGGGCTACTGTCTTTTACacttacaattttgaggtaggGGTGCTCCACACTTAGCCCACGGGCTGTTTTCAAGGTTATGCCccaaaacaaaaagttaaaattatgaaaaaatttatgaaaatttatgaagaaaaaaaaaatgaaaggttTGTTGCctaaacaaatgtaaacaagtCAAATGTTCAGGGTTAATTCATTTTGGGCtttatattgattattttttattttttttatttatttctttcagGTGGAGATTTACATTCTATCTATACATATTTACCTATGGGGTGCGTTTCCTTAAAAAGGTAAGTTTTGCTCATCCTCCTGTTATGACTGTGAAAGTTAAAGTTAGTGTGAGTCACTGAGGTCCCTGGCTAGCATGAAAATCTTGTGGTTTCTAAATAGGTTGGTGCCTAGTCATGAGACTAGCAAGTAAAATGGATGTTCAGGTGTACGGGACAACTTTTCTAAATGCAATTTGTAATAAAGCCTAGTACAAAAGCTGATCATTAATAATGAATCATACAGGGATCATTCAAGGAAAGGAGGAGCagctgacaaataaaaacactttgaatgCTAAATAATGCCATCCATTAAATATGCAATCAATTTTTAACAAAGTATGTGGTACTCAGTGAtgatttgtctttcttttgatCGTGAATGTCAACTACTGGAAGTCACTGTTACTGTGCTATTACTAGGTGTCATTTCAATGGTTACTTGAAATGGCACATCCTACTGCCTGCTTGCAAAATGATGACAGTTGAGATGACTATAGTTACCTGTTGGCAGCTATTTTGTAAattttacatacattaaaaTTACAGTTATGTCCTGCGGATGACGTGGCTATTGTTATATGGATAAAGTGGTTCTCTTAATGCCTCTCCATACTGATGCAGTTACTGTGACTACTGCCTCAGATTGACTTAAAGATGCATCAACAGTAAaacatgtctttttaaaaaagatatcTCTTTAATAATATTAGATTGGGCTGGTTCAGGGCTCTGATTGGACTAGTGGTATCAGGGAAACCTGGCAACACTGCATGCTGCTTGAATTAGTGCTTCGAGATAAAGTTAGCTTGCATTACATTTTATGGTGCATCTATGTGTTTCATATCTATATAAATACACAACTCTCAAGACAAGAGACAGtgacagtactgtatgtttgtgacatttttatgtattatttgtttCTAAAATACAAACCAACCAACTGCAATGCTGGCGTTTACTTAACACTTTTTGTGGGCTAGCAACATTAGCTTaagtggctaacgttagctacagcATGCTAACCTGTCTAACAAACATAATGCCAACTCAACTTTTTACATattgaatgttttcttttcaaagcaCTTTTTACCTTTCAAATCCTAGCGCGGCAGTACCGTGCGTAGTTCAGGGGATCGAGGAGATCAGAGCTCTCCAATACTCCTAGTAAAAACAGCTCTCCTTGTTTAAAAAGTTTGAAATCCGTGCAGCTGTTGAAGTTACTGAGGAGTGACTGGCATCGATGAGCCACACTTCTGAGAGTTTAGAAATTAGGGTCCAGTTAAATATTACTGAAATATGTGGCTGAGATAGATTAATATATTTCATACATATATTcatgaaaatacataaatgcataTAATCAACAGAGCAATAGCTGAGATAGCAGAGTAGGAAAAATCTCTCAAAGACACAAGTTGCATGACAAAGCACTTTGTGAAAATAGTTCATTCCCTGGCAAACCCTGCTGCAGGCTTGTCTCTGTGGGATTTATtaatagagcaggtctggagaGGAGTGCAGGAGATGTAAACTCAGCCACAGTGATGGGTCACTGTTTGCTTGTAACACATTCTTATTTATCACAGTTATCATTTCTCTTGTCGTCCTGATGTAATTATATCATTAATCAGAACTTCATACGTTGATGAACCCCCTTGGTTCCTCGTTAGTCCAGCTTCCTTTTATGTCAAAGTATGCACTGTAACAAAATATCTTACAACAATCATTCAGTATTTTATAAATCACTTTGATTCCATTCAGAATTCATCAAGGGaagtatttgtttttcagtggtCACATTGATATTCATGTGTTAGATCTTAAACGACAAGAAATATTGGCTTGAACTCCGAACACTGCACTAATATTGTCGTTAATGGAGCCTGCTCTTTCTGAGTTTTATTGAAAGACTTTAAGTAAAATAGTAGTTGTAgtgtaaaatatctttttttggtttggttaatTGGCAACATTctattatatttataaaattgTCTGGCATAAAACGACAAAGTTTCACAGTAAATTGCATTACAGTGCTGTCTTAACCtcagtcactcactcacagttttatattttacatttcaaaatataatcTAGTTTTATTTGGGTTTATTAATTGAGTTTTACGTTACTCTTCATTTTCTGCAGACTCCATGGCTTTGGAACACTAAAGAGTGCTGGTACAACTACCCTTACCAGGTAAAAGTCTTTTAATGCAGCATGTTCACCAATCCTCAGTAATCATGATACAGCAAGATGACTTGCATTACCAGTACTCCTACTtctcaaatatttattttaaccttgttgctttttttgtttttatgcagcCACTGACTGTGGACATCCATTATTACTATATACTGGAGCTGTCTTTCTACCTGTCCTTACTCTTTTCCCAATTCACAGACATCAGGAGGAAGGTAAGAATGACTACAAGTCACACCAAGACATACACCATGCATCTCTAATAACATGAATCATTGAATGTTTGTTAAAAGATCTACTGTAATGCAAAAAAGTGGTGTTGAAACCAGAAAATTATGTTCTGTTTATGCCATTGTAAGCAGTGCTGTCACAGAAAAAGACATCATTATCTTTGCTTGATTGTCCATCTCTTTTCTCACTGCCACCATGACTCTGTAATGTTTAGTCTATTGGCTTGTGAACATTTGTTTTCCACCTCAGTGTATTCTCACTGATGTGTGAAATAACAGACCACTGCGAGGGTAAAAAGGATTAACACTTTTTCGAACATTCAGAAATTGGATTCTGTGTCAGACTTCACATAAACTTTTCCCACTTAATTGTGTAGAGTTTGTTCATATTGTGTAAACTAAGCTATAATCTGTTACATGATGGTGTCATACAATACTCAGATATCATACAGAAGTTTGAAACTTCATGTAATGATGTATTTCAAATTATGTctgttatttatataaataattaaatttggCACAAATTTATCCTGGTAGGAATAGAACTAGACAAAAGGCCTTGTTTTATGACCCATTCATACTTAATCCTGAAAAATAAACCCACATAACATATCACAAGTATTTACATGTCACTGTTATGTCTTCTTTCATGTATATACCAGCAATAATTACAAACCAGAATATCAGTTTCTAGTGTGTATACTTTATGCACATTGTACTATAAATAAGGTTTAAAAGGTCCAACTTGGTCAGTGCTTGTAAGAGCTGAGATTCAGTACCAGTTTGTACAAACATACTTAATGGGCAATGACCCACTTCAACCCACTTTCATcttattccttttttttgttataaaaatGGCTACACTTTTGGTTCATTAAGTATCAATTTGCATGCCTTCCAGCCATGATCTTACTCCTGTCTCCAGTCCATCCCCAGCTCTGCCCTTTCCACAACAGACTTCACTCACCGCACTCACAGCAGCCCCCACGATGCCGTGCTGTGTATGCCTTCACTCTGTCATCTCTTTGTTGACTGTTGGcatgttgtctgtttttgtttctcctttCAGTTTTTTCATGCACAGTACTACACTGAGGAGGTCCTCTGCATCCCCTGCCAATTCCAGTATGTTCTCCCCGCACACTCTTTGCCTTGCTTTCATTCTGTATCTTGCATCATTACTCTTCCTTCTCATCCTCCTTCTCATTCTGTCGCCACTGGTTCTGGTTGCTTTGAGCTGAGATGTTCCAGAAGCTTATTAAGATTTGCTAGAGGAATGCTTCCCCATGCCACCTGTCTGCATCCTTAGTCACCCGGAGCTCTACTCAAGGCTATCCCAAACATGCCCAGATGGGACCAAAGCTAAACTGTCATATACTTTCACTAGAATTTTACCTACAGTAATGTTTTAGATCATGTTGAGCTTAGGTGATCCTCCTTTTTGCTTGATTTTGATTTCCAGTGGAGAAACAAAGATTTTTGCTCACTTTCAAACAGTGTTGGgatataactaagtacatttactcaagtcctgtacttgagtatttccatttcatgccactttatacttctattccactacagttcagagggaaatattgtactctttactccactacatttagtTTACATCTATAGTTTCTAGTTACTTTAAAAAGTAggtttacatacaaaacacacaatgagcttataaaatatgatgcattgttctACAGTATATAGAATCATTAAAGAGTAGCTCCATCTCGatcaactacaacagtaaaatgcagctttataatttatgcatcagtaataatgatcTAAAGATATGacatataatagtataacagtcacgggggcaatttttctgcattgagtacttttacttttgatactttatgtccattttgttgataattcgtacttttacttaagtaacgtTTTCAATGCggcacttttacttgtaatggagtatttttgcattgtggtgttacttttacttacgtaAAGGATCTGAATTCTTCCCCCACAACTGCTTTCAAACATATTTTGAAATGGCTATATTGCAATTGCAGTTTGATACAATGACAGCATCAACTGAGgaataaacatatatataacatatatatcgACAGGACATTTGCAATAGCACATAGTGTTCATGAATGCTCGGACACTGAGGGCATACTTGCTATCTTTGTTTGTGTAAGTTGTGATTAATCATTGTCATAACTTTTTGTATCTTTTCAATAGCTGTGCCAATCACAGTGGCACATGACCAAAAtagaggttttattttgaaagacgttgatccacacacacattttgaaaataggCACCATTGTGTTGCACAATAGTTCCACTTATTCAGTTTATATTAGTCGTCAGTAGGGGccttgtcatttttaaattacaaattgtTATGTAttactgcaaacacacaaagatattGTATGTGCACACAGCAGTGATGTCCCTTTCACTTTATCACACATCTGAACTGTACTAGATGCTCTGGTTATGTGCTGCATGCAGTGACTCAAACAGCCGCAGCCAGTTTTGAGAGTACTTTCTTTAGTTGTGTGACGTTTCCTTGGCAACTGTGTCCCCAGGATTTCCTGATCATGTTCCTGCACCATGTGGCAACAATCTCCCTCATCACCTTTTCCTACGTGAACAACATGGCACGAGTGGGAACTCTGGTCATGTGTCTCCATGATGCAGCCGACGTGCTGATAGAGGTGAGGATGGGTGAGAGAATTAAATGCTGGCAGATGGGCAAATGGAGGCAAAGATGGTTGGTTGGGTGTGTGGGTGGAGTGTCGGGAGTTTACATGCTCAGCCATCCATCTTTATCAAAATTTAACTACAATTATATTATGAACATTATGTCAGACTGTATCATACAGGAACAGTGCATGTTGAACATATTCTTTAGGTTATGATATAGTTTAGTTATACTCTCAATAATGCAGGCTTTTCAATTCTTATATTGTCAGACATCTTTCAAGCAGTTGCTTTCATGATCAGATTAatgattgatttttgtttttctaccaAGGCTGCCAAGATGGCCAACTATGCCAAATGTCAGATACTGTGCAACCTACTGTTTGCAATGTTTGCAATTCTCTTCATAAGTTCCAGGCTGGGAGTTTACCCTGTCTGGTAAGTGTTATTCTCTTGCCTGTGTATGAATCCTTCTAATGGCCTTGTGGCACCATCCCTGAAAATGCATGTCAGTGCCATGAAGATCTCAGTGCTTTTTTTACTACTTTCTCCACAACGGTTTGCAGTTCAGACACATCTCTGTGAATTTTGTTGCTAAGTAATAGTTACTATGGATACAGCAGTGTTAACCCCTCAAAGAAGccaaacaaatcaacaaatgaAAAGCAGATCATTATGGTTATTGCTTTATCATTAAAAAGAGTGTCTAGAGTTTCACCTGTTTGTTAAAGCATCAAAGGCTTTTCTACTCATGAGGatcttttatcattttgtgGTGTTgcttttttggttttacatatTCATTGCATTTATTCAGCATTTCAAGTTGTAGCCAATCCATCCAAATTGCTGTACCAGAGAATAGAGGcaggtttaaatattttaattcatttcttGCGGCATTGTTTTACCCAGACATTTAAAAGTATAATTACAGTAGATGGTGAATGCCAATTATAACAGGCCTTTCTGATTATATTTGCAGTTACTACAAATCAGTTTTAGTCCTTGAAAATGTGTACAGCAGTAATCAGCAGCAGTGTTATCACACCTTCAGTGAAGTGAAGGGAGACATGATTTAGTTTCTGAGTCAGGCAGCTGCAGTTTTCTTTGAGATACCATCAATTCTTGATCAGTACAAAAATGCTATTTCGGGCATCTACATTCAAGTTTGTTGactttaataattattattctgAAGAAAGCATTTGTGAAATACAGAGGCTTTTAAATTAGTCTTTGCAGCATTTTAAGATAACTGCTTTAGCCAACACCCCACACTTCTCTGCCTTTGTTTCAACAATGTAATATGATGATCCTGCACTACATTTTAGTCAGCCCCCACCACACCAGTTGTAAAGTTGTCATTACTGTAAAGCTGTTGCCATGGCTTCAGTATCTGGAGGATGattcacagacagacatttgCAAGAACTGGCTCAGGGATAAATTTAACGCAGATCCTTGAAATTTTGATCGCATGTCATGTGAAGCCACGTGATACACCGATTTTTCTTCTCCATTAGCACTTTTAACCACATTTAGATTTATTTCTGTACATATATTGAACTATAAACAAAATGCTattccaaaaacacacatctgtttgTGCTACAAACACATCATTAAAGGCCAGGGGCCAGATGTATGAACGAAATGTACACATAAAAAGTATCAATATGCGATAACGGATGTTTAAGGGCATTTCTGCGTCCATTTATGCCGAACTGTGGGAGTGGAAATGAGGCTTGTGCACGTGCGTCCAGTTCCACAATGATTGAGATTTTTACAACAGAATTACACACTGCTTTATAAATCTGATGAAAATAATGCCTATaagttttatgcatctggcccCAGGTGTTCCATGAAAGACAGAGCTGGAGCAGAGCCCACATCATTTCTTTTCAATGGCTTCTGTCTGGCTTTGTCTACCCTCCCCCCAAGAGAGAGTGCTTATAATCCTTGTGTTTTTTCTAATGAAACATGTCAAGTTAATTatctccctccccctctgttGCTATGGAAGGATTTTAAATACCACCTTGTTCGAGAGTTGGGAGATTGTAGGGCCCTACCCGTCCTGGTGGGTCTTCAACCTGCTTCTGatcctgctgcagcttcttcACTCCTTCTGGTCCTACCTCATAGTGAAGACAGCGTGCCGAGCCATCTCCAAAGGAAAGGTGAGTCACTACAGAGTCCCTCTGCATATTTATACCTGTTCTTGTATAATAGCGTGTTTTGCTGCTAgtacaaaaaaaactgtgtagTGTTTTCTGTAGCCACTTACACAACTTTCCCTTTCTATTCTCCATGCTAACCTGCAACCTTCAAGGTGGGAAAATGGAATCCGTTACATGTAAGTAGCCTTAAAGGCGAACATCTcaatcaaaatgttgaactatatGCTAAGTGTAATTTCATGTCTCTAGCAGCCATGTAATCAGTTGCATTCATCATGGTCCTGATTGTCAATCAGCCCTAACCTAATCAGTGCATTTTTAGCTATGCTACTGGCATGtatctagggatggcaatgtccaTCTGtaggtcagtccaccactttggtccagactgaaataactattggatgtatTAGAAATTCAGTACAGagatttatggtccccagacgatgaatcctacagactttggcgatccccttATGTTTTCTCTCATGCCACCATTAGGTTTCAAAACAGCTGTTGGGTCGAtcgccatgaaatttggtacaaaaattcatgtccccctcaggatgaatcgtaatcactttgatgatcccctgacttttcatctagcgacatcatcaggtcaaaatttcaatttgttcaaCACCTTGGTTTATGACctgaatacctgcaaaactaatgacattcccatcagactCAGCTGAAGAATTTCggtaatcgattaatcgtttatcaggcaaaaattccaaacattcactggttccagcttctcaaatgggaggatttgctgctgttctctattttacatcattgtaaattgaatatctatGGGTTTGGGACTGTTAGTGGGACAAAACAAGgtctggctctgggaaattgtgatggacattttccattattttctgacatgttacAGTCTAAATAATTAAGCGATCAATTGGAAAAAGGATCACGAGATTAAaccatgatgaaaataatcattagctgcagacCAAATGGTCAGGGGTCTCCATATTTCGAGCAAATAGATTTTATGGCTTTTATAGCTTGTTGTCTGATATTGATTGGCAGAACACCTCCCGGTTTGACACGCAAAAGCCCATTTGTAGCACCGCCATGCCTGGCTGCCACAGATAATGACACAGATAAGaattttaatgagaaaaattTAATCTCTAACCATCCCACATTTCTGCAGGTGTCTAAAGACGACCGCAGTGACATCGAGTCCAGCTCTGATGAGGATGACAGCCCCTCAATCAATCAAAAGCACCACAGCAGCACCACCAACGGGACCAACAAAAATCACGGGACCAACGGCTACCTCACAGGAGCCCCGTATCCCGACGAACACTGACTAAGCTGATATCACAACACTGGAGCCATGCTACAGACACCATCcatcaatctgtgtgtgtgcgtgtgtgtgtgtgtgtgtgtgtgtgtgtgtatttgagtgtaTGGTGGAGACAACATCGCCTGTCTGGCAGTGGAAGTTCTTGATAGACTTATGTGAATGCAGTTTTGTTATCAGTTTGATTCTTTACTAATTTCCTCGCGCAATTTATTCTCTTCATCTATATATTTGCATCAAACTGCACTCAGTGAAATATCAAAGCACTATCGGTACAACCCACTCTCTGTTTAGCCAATGAATGAAAGCATTCCACTTTATAGTGTAAGCATGCTACTTTT
This Siniperca chuatsi isolate FFG_IHB_CAS linkage group LG12, ASM2008510v1, whole genome shotgun sequence DNA region includes the following protein-coding sequences:
- the cers6 gene encoding ceramide synthase 6, with product MAGILAWFWNERFWLPHNVTWADLKNTDEATFPQAEDLYLACPLAFCIFMIRLVFERFLARPCAMGLKIQANGPQKAQPNAILEKVFTAITKHPDEKRLEGLSKQLDWDVRTIQRWFRQRRNQEKPSTLARFCESMWRFTFYLYIFTYGVRFLKKTPWLWNTKECWYNYPYQPLTVDIHYYYILELSFYLSLLFSQFTDIRRKDFLIMFLHHVATISLITFSYVNNMARVGTLVMCLHDAADVLIEAAKMANYAKCQILCNLLFAMFAILFISSRLGVYPVWILNTTLFESWEIVGPYPSWWVFNLLLILLQLLHSFWSYLIVKTACRAISKGKVGKWNPLHVSKDDRSDIESSSDEDDSPSINQKHHSSTTNGTNKNHGTNGYLTGAPYPDEH